The following are from one region of the Treponema denticola genome:
- a CDS encoding nicotinate phosphoribosyltransferase, producing MIDNALFSDFYELTMAQGFWKKGNNTKTVFEMFFRSNPFKGGYSVFAGLEPLLKTIQNFHFEKSDIDWLKSLGIFEKDFLEYIAGFKFSGNIWAMKEGSLVFPNEPLIRIEADTVEALLLEGLILNMINFQTLIATKTARIWLASKKGTIMEFGLRRAQGNDGAMSATRAAYIGGAFGTSNSLAAKELGIPALGTMAHSWIMSFKSEEDAFQAYADMYPDNSIFLIDTYDTLRSGIVNAIKVGKRLQEKGKNFGVRLDSGDIYYLSKDVRKRLDEAGCTKAKISVSNELTEEIVESLVQNNAPIDSWGVGTHMVTGGNEASLTGVYKMAARKSLGETEWTPVMKFSDNPAKMTNPACKQVWRLYNPDGTFKADVLTLEEEKIEEGVEQTFYHPANDYQNFTFTPTKVEALLEKRIENGKAVGKAPSLKEIKAYAEKQLDSLDYTSKRLLNPHIYKVSLSEKMRDLKQQLIKNKPVFKN from the coding sequence ATGATTGATAATGCTTTATTTTCAGACTTTTATGAATTGACAATGGCTCAAGGTTTTTGGAAAAAAGGAAATAACACAAAAACCGTTTTTGAAATGTTTTTTAGATCAAATCCTTTTAAGGGAGGCTATTCCGTCTTTGCAGGCCTTGAACCCCTCTTAAAAACCATTCAAAATTTTCACTTTGAAAAAAGCGATATAGACTGGCTTAAGTCTTTAGGAATATTTGAAAAAGATTTTTTAGAATATATTGCCGGTTTTAAATTCTCGGGTAATATTTGGGCAATGAAAGAAGGCTCTCTTGTTTTTCCGAATGAACCCTTAATCCGTATTGAAGCTGATACGGTCGAAGCCTTGCTCCTGGAAGGTCTCATTTTAAACATGATAAATTTCCAAACTCTTATAGCAACCAAAACAGCCCGAATTTGGCTGGCCTCAAAAAAGGGAACTATAATGGAATTCGGCCTCCGGCGAGCTCAAGGCAATGACGGTGCTATGAGTGCAACAAGAGCTGCCTACATAGGCGGAGCCTTCGGCACAAGCAATTCCCTTGCTGCCAAGGAACTCGGCATACCTGCCCTCGGAACAATGGCTCACTCATGGATAATGTCTTTTAAAAGCGAAGAGGATGCCTTTCAGGCCTATGCCGACATGTATCCCGACAATTCAATATTTTTAATAGATACTTATGATACGCTCCGATCGGGTATTGTAAACGCTATCAAGGTAGGAAAGCGTTTGCAAGAAAAGGGGAAAAACTTCGGTGTCCGCCTTGATTCAGGCGATATTTATTATTTGAGTAAGGATGTGCGGAAGCGGCTTGATGAAGCAGGTTGTACTAAAGCAAAGATTTCCGTTTCAAACGAACTGACGGAAGAAATTGTAGAATCCCTTGTTCAAAATAATGCTCCTATAGATTCTTGGGGAGTAGGTACTCACATGGTTACAGGCGGAAATGAGGCATCCCTTACAGGCGTATACAAAATGGCAGCCCGCAAGAGTTTAGGAGAAACGGAATGGACTCCTGTTATGAAATTTTCGGATAATCCCGCAAAGATGACTAACCCTGCATGTAAACAGGTTTGGCGCCTATACAATCCCGACGGAACCTTTAAGGCTGATGTGTTGACCCTTGAAGAGGAAAAAATTGAAGAGGGTGTGGAGCAGACTTTTTATCACCCTGCAAACGATTATCAGAATTTTACCTTTACACCGACAAAGGTTGAAGCTCTTTTAGAAAAACGTATTGAAAACGGCAAGGCTGTCGGCAAGGCTCCAAGTCTTAAAGAAATCAAAGCCTATGCTGAAAAACAGCTCGACAGTTTGGACTACACTTCAAAGCGCCTTTTAAACCCTCACATATACAAGGTTTCTTTAAGCGAAAAGATGAGGGATTTAAAACAGCAACTGATAAAAAATAAACCGGTTTTTAAAAACTGA
- a CDS encoding DNA translocase FtsK, producing the protein MIEESKYRVISITLGILIFMISIYIALAVLLPIFGFKGYIFPFETIGTVLFSTYKFSSLLIPIILLYSSILLMIPGWSLHSKFLLSFMPVYFLTCVMGEHLVYFLLPKIENNTVQEFTKIAVTLATGLLLLMEVFLTLILSEKIHQKASVQPERKDELEDIIGDSYSSSETSMVFGEVNETVKTEFWLKSNTKAGPDADRQTMLEAVFTRSQFIKSQLNSRTEEPKEAPPLKDIDADIQVDIGSAAPEESKKSLIESLVVIEDMNTEQDLEELSSIDDGKDEVFLSSSEEESDENDLTEYAEFEQPEIAEDDDLENDDDSENTDVGDIDADDDNKDEGETPPSEELSEDIEISAAQPLKPKKDSKDKKKGYHIPYDLLTKYPGNEYWIVDDSTRKAAIALKNTFEEFNIAIEITGIRKGPVVTMFEVLPPPGIKLGKITALQDNIALRLAAQSVRIVAPIPGKQAVGIEVPNESRAIVGFRELIETQIPETEKMGIPIVLGKDVTGEPQTLDLCQTPHLLIAGATGSGKSVCVNSIILSILYNKSPEEVKLLLVDPKIVELKLYNGIGHLLTPVITEPKRALQGLQYCICEMERRYAMLDSMSVRDIKSYNKKIKREKIAAEPLPYIVIIIDEFADLMSTTGKELEATVSRLCAMSRAVGIHLVLATQRPSTNVITGLIKANIPSRIAFMVASRVDSQIILDNIGAEKLLGKGDMLYVSTTKPFPARIQGTFVSDDEVEQVVECVKTFGEPDYIDDEIFVDDEEYSQGTLFGEESDPLYDEALEIVLAEGKASASYIQRRLKIGYNRAARIVEEMEERGVVGPANGSKPREVITHS; encoded by the coding sequence TTGATAGAAGAATCAAAATATAGGGTCATATCAATTACTTTGGGTATTTTAATTTTTATGATCTCAATCTACATAGCCTTGGCGGTTCTCTTACCTATTTTCGGTTTTAAAGGTTATATATTCCCCTTTGAAACAATAGGCACGGTTCTTTTTTCCACATATAAATTTTCTTCTTTGCTGATACCTATTATTCTTCTTTATTCTTCAATTTTATTGATGATTCCCGGCTGGTCTCTTCATTCAAAATTTTTATTGTCATTTATGCCGGTATATTTTTTAACCTGTGTTATGGGAGAGCACCTAGTTTATTTTTTACTTCCCAAAATTGAAAATAACACCGTTCAAGAATTTACAAAAATTGCCGTAACTCTTGCAACAGGCCTTTTACTCTTGATGGAGGTATTCCTTACACTTATATTAAGTGAAAAGATCCATCAAAAAGCCTCTGTTCAGCCTGAAAGAAAAGACGAATTAGAGGATATCATAGGCGACAGCTATTCTTCTTCGGAAACGTCCATGGTTTTCGGAGAAGTAAATGAAACGGTAAAAACAGAATTTTGGCTAAAATCAAATACAAAGGCAGGCCCCGATGCCGACAGGCAAACTATGTTGGAGGCCGTCTTTACACGAAGTCAGTTTATAAAATCTCAGCTAAATAGCAGAACAGAAGAACCAAAAGAAGCCCCCCCTCTTAAAGACATAGATGCAGATATACAGGTAGACATAGGAAGCGCAGCTCCTGAAGAATCCAAAAAAAGCCTTATAGAATCTCTTGTCGTAATAGAAGATATGAACACTGAACAGGACTTGGAAGAACTTAGCTCTATAGATGACGGTAAAGATGAAGTATTTTTATCATCTTCAGAAGAAGAAAGCGATGAGAATGACCTTACTGAATACGCTGAATTTGAACAGCCTGAAATTGCTGAAGACGACGATCTTGAAAATGATGATGATTCTGAAAATACCGATGTTGGCGATATCGATGCTGATGATGACAATAAAGATGAAGGAGAGACACCTCCTTCAGAAGAATTAAGTGAAGATATAGAAATCAGTGCAGCCCAGCCCTTAAAACCGAAAAAAGACTCCAAGGATAAAAAAAAGGGCTACCACATTCCTTATGACCTATTAACAAAATATCCCGGAAACGAATACTGGATAGTTGACGATTCAACCAGAAAAGCCGCCATAGCCTTAAAAAACACCTTCGAAGAATTTAATATAGCAATTGAAATTACAGGTATAAGGAAGGGTCCTGTAGTTACCATGTTTGAAGTCTTGCCTCCTCCGGGAATAAAACTGGGTAAAATCACAGCTCTTCAAGATAATATAGCCCTCCGCCTTGCTGCTCAAAGCGTCCGAATTGTCGCCCCCATTCCGGGAAAACAAGCTGTCGGTATTGAAGTTCCTAACGAATCAAGGGCAATAGTCGGTTTTAGAGAACTAATCGAAACTCAAATTCCCGAAACCGAAAAAATGGGCATACCTATCGTTCTTGGAAAAGATGTAACGGGAGAACCTCAAACCTTGGACCTTTGTCAGACTCCTCATCTTTTGATAGCAGGTGCTACCGGTTCAGGTAAATCCGTTTGTGTAAACTCCATTATTCTTTCAATTCTTTATAATAAGAGCCCCGAAGAGGTAAAGCTCCTCTTGGTTGACCCAAAGATAGTAGAGCTTAAACTTTATAACGGCATCGGCCATTTATTGACTCCCGTTATTACGGAACCCAAAAGAGCTCTTCAAGGCTTGCAGTACTGTATCTGCGAAATGGAAAGGCGCTATGCGATGCTTGACTCCATGAGCGTTCGCGATATTAAAAGCTACAATAAAAAGATAAAACGAGAAAAGATTGCAGCCGAACCGCTGCCCTACATCGTAATAATAATTGACGAATTCGCCGACCTTATGTCTACTACAGGAAAGGAACTTGAAGCTACCGTTTCAAGGCTCTGTGCTATGAGCCGTGCCGTAGGTATTCACTTGGTACTTGCAACCCAGAGGCCCTCGACCAATGTAATTACAGGTTTAATTAAAGCAAACATTCCAAGCAGGATAGCCTTTATGGTCGCCTCCCGTGTAGACAGCCAAATTATCCTCGATAACATCGGAGCCGAAAAGCTTTTAGGAAAGGGTGACATGCTCTACGTAAGTACAACCAAACCCTTCCCTGCCCGAATCCAAGGAACCTTTGTTTCCGATGATGAGGTAGAGCAAGTCGTGGAATGTGTAAAAACCTTCGGAGAACCCGATTACATAGATGACGAAATATTTGTAGACGATGAAGAATATTCGCAAGGAACCCTCTTCGGAGAAGAAAGCGATCCGCTCTATGATGAAGCTTTAGAGATTGTTTTGGCAGAAGGAAAAGCCTCAGCCTCTTACATTCAAAGGCGGCTTAAAATAGGCTATAATCGTGCTGCACGAATAGTAGAAGAAATGGAAGAACGCGGAGTAGTCGGTCCTGCCAACGGTTCAAAACCGAGGGAAGTAATTACGCATTCTTAA
- the uppP gene encoding undecaprenyl-diphosphatase UppP yields MSIFQAIILGAVQGLAEFLPISSSGHLAIVEYFFKQEDLPILFDILLHVATLAAVCTVFAKRIAGLFCVLGRFIIRKSKPEDKDDLMMITAIMVATAVTGVIGLLLKDWVKTIDIRLIPLFFIITGLLLIASSKIKHNKPAKNVTILTAAITGLAQGIGVIPGISRSGSTISASLFAGLDREKAGEFSFLLSIPAILAAFILEIKSADNLLAGVSPISLIAGMLSAFVVGYFSLRFLLKLIKNGKLMYFAFYLIPLGLGLSIYFWGFAG; encoded by the coding sequence ATGTCGATTTTTCAAGCTATTATTTTAGGGGCGGTTCAAGGCTTAGCCGAATTTCTGCCTATTTCAAGCTCAGGCCATTTGGCAATTGTAGAATATTTTTTTAAACAAGAAGACCTTCCTATCCTCTTTGATATTCTCCTGCATGTCGCAACCCTTGCAGCTGTCTGTACGGTTTTTGCAAAAAGAATTGCCGGCCTTTTTTGCGTTTTAGGCCGATTTATCATCAGAAAATCCAAGCCTGAAGATAAGGACGATCTTATGATGATAACAGCCATTATGGTTGCAACCGCAGTAACAGGAGTAATAGGCCTTTTATTAAAAGATTGGGTAAAAACCATCGATATTCGTCTAATACCCCTCTTCTTTATCATAACAGGGCTCCTTTTAATCGCATCTTCTAAGATAAAACACAATAAACCGGCAAAAAACGTAACTATCCTTACGGCAGCTATTACAGGCCTTGCTCAAGGCATAGGAGTTATCCCCGGTATTTCGCGTTCGGGCAGCACCATTTCGGCCTCTCTTTTTGCAGGTCTTGATAGGGAAAAGGCCGGAGAATTTTCCTTTTTATTATCAATACCGGCAATTCTTGCTGCATTTATACTTGAAATCAAATCTGCCGATAATCTTCTTGCAGGTGTAAGCCCTATAAGCCTAATAGCCGGAATGCTAAGCGCCTTTGTTGTAGGTTATTTTTCTCTCCGGTTTTTACTTAAACTTATAAAAAACGGAAAGCTTATGTACTTTGCTTTCTATCTGATTCCGCTGGGACTCGGTCTTAGTATTTATTTTTGGGGTTTTGCCGGATAA
- a CDS encoding AAA family ATPase — protein sequence MKPEILILTNIGPFRGTHTIDFSLMDSIFLVCGKTGAGKTTIFDAISYAFYSKPLGSRSQITRSLRSQFAPEEETAEVELIFTMGPAKYRIFRRLPFLRPGKKNESPEESALAQWDGKTWKDLSSTNKRDTDKKILNIINLNEKEFARIVLLPQGEFAAFLRENSSQKKETLEELFPISRYTKIMENLKEREKAESYKIKNTQDALEALGKEFDADSYPSKKESFEKEIELIKKNYNKISKKIEEKISEKEQAKVLKEKKEELATIKTRLENLNAHKQEIGLMEEAVEKARRASSLAALADSVKKLKNNIAEYKADIEKKIKDLNAVTQVLDSLKAQEKEIETEKENNTALKQSLDRLKRAAEVYKEIEERSYEKKGLSLQKKENTEKLAQTEKNIQELKDKVSEYLEIISELDNRKEMAETSTQKLSYLKRLFDIAVKKEKASKLYTTHKAAAEKNYNDLQLILKDIEIEKELFEKLKKEKRDLEINAEASALAVHLKDGEPCPVCGSIHHPSPAVENTESIFSLDEKIQKCERSIEKFNHDKENFSNSLTARNKDADWHKEQLAELDRSFFNLNEEFKNASFIFKEMPSEKTVEDLLPQAGKEAEKDALLFKEAQTANTLKINLEQKLSSIQTQKETLTEALTNIKIKESELNTILHEKKKQYDDAFKSIPYDIQKENIDDTIEGCTEMIFASDRKISGYEERLKENNDRHTSVKAGLIQRQEQLAKWEKSLLEEEENLKDSFERKGFSSLKELLDSILLEEKIADFEETITKFREEKITLEHSAAGLEKDIEGKTFIQPEKIEDEIIILQKNLDEEQDRLAEIKSSFDKLKDLFERRQSLLNELKQRAEEAQLITELSLSLNGSNKYKLKFDIWMLSAFLREIIVYANTRLERMSGGRYVLKLSKELSGNNLSGLDMEIYDAYTGGIRPTASLSGGETFMVSISLALGLADSIQTRSGGIRLDSMFIDEGFGSLDEASLENAISILDEVRGNRMVGIISHVSELKTRIPQKIEIEKTANGSAIKIRG from the coding sequence TTGAAGCCTGAAATTTTAATACTAACCAATATAGGCCCCTTTCGAGGAACTCACACAATAGATTTTAGCCTCATGGATTCTATTTTTTTGGTCTGCGGAAAAACCGGTGCCGGAAAAACAACCATCTTCGATGCAATCTCTTATGCCTTTTATTCAAAGCCTTTAGGGAGCCGCTCCCAAATTACCCGCAGCCTCCGCAGTCAGTTTGCCCCCGAAGAGGAAACGGCCGAGGTTGAGCTTATCTTTACTATGGGACCTGCCAAATACAGGATTTTTAGAAGGCTCCCTTTTTTACGCCCGGGAAAGAAAAACGAAAGCCCTGAAGAATCGGCCCTAGCTCAATGGGACGGCAAAACTTGGAAAGATTTAAGCTCTACAAATAAGCGGGACACGGATAAAAAAATATTGAACATAATAAACCTAAACGAAAAAGAATTTGCCCGTATTGTCCTCCTCCCCCAAGGCGAATTCGCCGCTTTTTTACGCGAAAACTCAAGCCAAAAAAAAGAAACCCTTGAAGAGCTTTTTCCGATTTCACGCTACACCAAAATAATGGAAAACCTAAAGGAAAGAGAAAAAGCAGAGTCCTATAAGATAAAAAACACGCAAGATGCCCTTGAAGCCCTCGGCAAAGAATTCGATGCCGATTCCTATCCTTCAAAAAAAGAAAGTTTTGAAAAAGAGATAGAACTTATCAAAAAAAATTATAACAAAATATCAAAAAAAATCGAGGAAAAAATCTCCGAAAAAGAACAGGCAAAGGTTCTCAAAGAAAAAAAAGAAGAACTTGCAACAATAAAAACAAGGCTTGAAAATCTCAATGCCCATAAACAAGAAATAGGCCTGATGGAAGAAGCTGTCGAAAAAGCCCGCAGAGCCTCCTCTCTTGCAGCGCTTGCCGATTCCGTAAAAAAACTGAAAAACAACATAGCCGAATATAAAGCCGACATCGAAAAAAAGATAAAAGACTTAAATGCCGTAACCCAAGTTTTGGATTCTCTTAAAGCACAAGAAAAAGAAATCGAAACCGAAAAAGAAAACAATACGGCCCTAAAACAAAGCCTCGACCGCCTCAAAAGGGCTGCCGAGGTATACAAAGAAATAGAAGAACGCTCTTATGAAAAAAAAGGTCTTTCTTTACAAAAAAAAGAAAACACCGAAAAACTTGCTCAAACCGAAAAAAACATTCAGGAACTAAAAGACAAAGTTTCGGAATACCTTGAAATAATCAGCGAACTCGATAACAGAAAGGAAATGGCTGAAACCTCAACCCAAAAACTTTCTTACCTAAAAAGACTTTTTGATATTGCGGTAAAAAAAGAAAAGGCCTCAAAGCTCTACACAACCCATAAGGCGGCCGCCGAAAAAAACTACAACGATTTACAGCTAATTTTAAAGGACATCGAAATCGAAAAAGAGCTTTTTGAAAAACTTAAAAAAGAAAAAAGAGATTTGGAAATAAACGCAGAAGCCTCTGCCCTTGCCGTTCACTTAAAAGACGGTGAGCCATGCCCTGTCTGCGGCTCAATCCATCATCCTTCCCCCGCCGTCGAAAATACGGAAAGTATTTTTTCGCTGGACGAAAAAATACAAAAATGTGAACGCAGCATCGAAAAGTTTAATCACGATAAGGAGAACTTCAGCAACAGCCTCACAGCCCGCAATAAAGATGCAGACTGGCACAAGGAGCAGCTGGCGGAGCTTGACCGGTCTTTTTTCAATCTGAATGAAGAATTTAAAAACGCTTCCTTTATTTTTAAAGAGATGCCCTCAGAAAAAACAGTAGAAGACCTCCTTCCGCAAGCCGGAAAGGAAGCCGAAAAAGACGCCCTTCTTTTTAAAGAAGCCCAAACCGCAAATACTTTAAAAATAAATTTGGAGCAAAAGCTTTCTTCTATCCAAACCCAAAAAGAAACTCTAACAGAAGCTCTTACAAATATCAAGATAAAAGAAAGCGAGTTAAACACAATCCTCCATGAAAAGAAAAAGCAATATGACGATGCCTTTAAGTCTATCCCCTACGATATCCAAAAAGAAAATATAGATGACACTATCGAGGGCTGTACTGAAATGATTTTTGCCTCCGACCGCAAAATCAGCGGTTATGAGGAAAGGCTCAAAGAAAACAATGACCGCCATACAAGCGTAAAGGCCGGGCTTATTCAAAGACAGGAGCAGTTGGCCAAGTGGGAAAAATCTTTATTGGAAGAAGAAGAAAATTTAAAAGATTCTTTTGAGCGTAAAGGCTTTTCCTCCTTAAAAGAGCTTTTAGATTCTATTTTACTTGAAGAAAAAATCGCCGATTTTGAAGAAACCATAACAAAATTTAGAGAAGAAAAGATAACCTTGGAACATTCCGCTGCCGGCCTCGAAAAAGATATTGAAGGAAAAACTTTTATTCAACCCGAAAAGATTGAAGACGAAATTATAATCTTGCAAAAAAATCTTGATGAAGAGCAAGACCGCCTTGCAGAAATAAAAAGTTCCTTCGACAAACTCAAAGACCTTTTTGAAAGACGACAGAGCCTTTTAAACGAATTAAAACAAAGAGCCGAAGAAGCTCAACTTATAACCGAGCTTTCTTTAAGTTTAAACGGCAGCAATAAATACAAACTGAAATTCGATATTTGGATGCTCTCGGCCTTTTTGCGCGAAATAATCGTCTATGCCAACACCCGCCTTGAACGCATGAGCGGCGGACGCTATGTCTTAAAGCTGAGCAAGGAGCTTTCGGGCAACAATCTTTCAGGATTGGACATGGAAATTTATGATGCCTATACGGGCGGCATCCGCCCTACAGCCAGTCTTTCGGGAGGAGAAACCTTTATGGTTTCCATAAGCCTTGCTCTCGGTCTTGCCGACTCCATTCAAACAAGAAGCGGAGGCATAAGATTGGATTCAATGTTTATTGATGAAGGCTTCGGCAGCCTCGATGAAGCAAGCCTTGAAAACGCCATAAGCATTCTCGATGAGGTAAGGGGCAACCGCATGGTCGGTATAATTTCCCATGTCAGCGAGCTAAAAACCCGCATCCCCCAAAAAATCGAAATAGAAAAAACCGCCAACGGCTCGGCAATAAAAATAAGAGGTTAA
- the sbcD gene encoding exonuclease subunit SbcD — MKILHTADLHLGKSLYESPQIERQKKMLDDIHKILLKDDYAALIIAGDIYDRSIPPAEYVALFDSFLSAVHKDCPDTAVFIIPGNHDSAERLSFGSKILSSSNIHIAADIGKLCSPIIIAQNGEKVQFFLMPFLHLGSFSEENSELKLTSQSEMAQEASRRLKEAVDPSMPSVLAAHIFTLNGESSSSERAFLGTAEYVSPALFDFFTYTALGHLHKMQKVTDRMYYSGAPLTYAFDECSTEKVVLSVDIDCKTQGFPVRVEKIPISPLRKMSRLEGSFFEFFNTDKFDAYKDDFLEINLTGSAVIQSPMSLLQQKFPYLLNLHQEAVAAELKDEEQIHILKKNIEDEDVIFENFMLFEKAIDEEPSAKKQELFKSLCKEQFT, encoded by the coding sequence ATGAAAATTTTGCATACCGCCGATCTGCATTTGGGGAAAAGCCTATATGAATCTCCCCAGATAGAAAGACAGAAAAAAATGCTCGATGATATTCATAAAATTCTTTTAAAAGACGATTATGCAGCCCTTATTATTGCAGGCGATATCTACGACCGTTCTATTCCTCCTGCAGAATATGTAGCTCTCTTCGATTCATTTTTATCCGCCGTCCATAAGGACTGTCCTGATACAGCCGTGTTTATCATACCCGGAAACCATGATTCCGCCGAAAGGCTCTCCTTCGGCTCCAAAATTTTAAGCTCGAGTAATATCCACATTGCTGCAGACATCGGCAAATTATGCTCACCTATCATTATAGCACAAAATGGAGAAAAAGTTCAATTTTTTTTAATGCCTTTTTTACATTTAGGCTCATTTTCCGAAGAAAATTCGGAGTTAAAGCTGACATCTCAGTCCGAGATGGCTCAAGAAGCCTCCCGCCGCTTAAAAGAAGCTGTAGACCCCTCAATGCCTTCGGTTTTGGCCGCCCATATTTTTACCCTAAATGGAGAAAGCTCCTCATCCGAAAGAGCTTTTTTAGGCACTGCTGAGTATGTTTCGCCCGCCTTATTTGATTTTTTTACCTATACGGCCTTGGGCCACTTACACAAAATGCAGAAAGTTACCGACAGGATGTACTATTCCGGAGCCCCCCTGACATACGCCTTCGATGAATGTTCAACCGAAAAGGTTGTCCTATCCGTAGATATAGACTGTAAAACGCAAGGCTTCCCGGTAAGAGTCGAAAAAATTCCGATTAGCCCATTGCGGAAGATGAGCCGTCTAGAGGGCAGTTTTTTCGAATTTTTCAATACCGACAAATTCGATGCCTATAAAGACGATTTTTTAGAAATAAATCTTACAGGTTCCGCCGTCATTCAAAGCCCGATGAGCCTTTTACAGCAAAAATTTCCATATCTTTTAAACCTGCATCAAGAAGCTGTCGCCGCCGAATTAAAAGACGAGGAGCAAATTCATATATTAAAAAAGAATATTGAAGACGAAGATGTCATCTTCGAAAACTTTATGCTTTTTGAAAAGGCCATAGATGAAGAGCCCTCCGCAAAAAAACAGGAGCTTTTCAAAAGCCTTTGCAAAGAGCAGTTTACATAA
- a CDS encoding methyl-accepting chemotaxis protein, with protein MKNYIKIAFSLCGIALAIGIGGAAFLIAAKPSSDFQLKTDYLLEYRFYLASLKADMYRTASKDGEFSVQNLKAKIKETVNSFENLKKLSAADKSDSNLRFAYNDYESSNDKLFKSIESWRQEFELTGDSSAKAFMPVLKEFDAVQNSFERLRKEYKDGFTKQEKRSKTLAVLLIVLAWGIGVFLTWLVSSVIYKLYIERERAKKAKLRLHVGPKTEVPRSSSDGPADKILSVQSPSSSTSSISDTSVNAAPLKTASISSATISNATAEVPEKSLLQPVMVQGSYAETAPVRIGESPVSIESSPVYLKLQNDYKELKEMSDELNGAYNELQAKYSELGSSYKKLQESLKQGDEKKAEKCETVKVFLTDIQMEAAEAQEDAQAAQELVDTFQGGHKLFKSTYEKIVHINQSIADIQEMAEVIAGIAEQTKMLSMNAAIEAAHAGDAGKGFAVVAEELGRLAAASVESSAGIGKTVIEVVKNISFMAKSSEDLDKAFNDINIKTNQVYTTVMNFSDRMIQTFQKTDNVLKGLDTV; from the coding sequence ATGAAAAACTACATAAAAATCGCTTTTTCTTTGTGCGGTATTGCTTTGGCGATAGGGATAGGAGGAGCGGCTTTTCTTATTGCTGCAAAACCTTCGTCGGATTTTCAACTCAAGACGGATTATCTACTTGAGTACAGGTTTTATCTTGCAAGTTTAAAGGCGGATATGTACAGGACCGCAAGCAAGGATGGGGAATTTTCGGTTCAAAATCTTAAAGCAAAAATAAAGGAAACCGTTAATTCCTTTGAAAATTTAAAAAAACTTTCAGCTGCCGACAAAAGCGATTCTAACTTAAGGTTTGCATACAATGATTATGAGAGTTCAAATGATAAACTTTTTAAAAGTATAGAGTCTTGGAGGCAGGAGTTTGAACTTACCGGAGATTCTTCGGCAAAAGCCTTTATGCCTGTTTTAAAGGAATTCGATGCCGTACAAAACAGTTTTGAAAGGCTTAGAAAAGAATATAAGGACGGATTTACAAAGCAGGAAAAAAGGTCTAAGACTCTTGCCGTCTTATTGATTGTTTTAGCCTGGGGTATAGGTGTATTTTTAACTTGGCTTGTTTCTTCGGTTATATACAAACTTTATATAGAAAGAGAAAGGGCTAAAAAAGCAAAGCTCAGGCTCCATGTCGGGCCTAAAACCGAGGTGCCAAGATCTTCGTCTGATGGGCCGGCAGATAAAATATTGTCTGTACAAAGCCCAAGTTCAAGCACTTCTTCGATAAGCGACACTTCGGTAAATGCCGCTCCGCTAAAAACTGCTTCAATAAGCTCTGCTACGATAAGCAACGCAACGGCCGAGGTACCCGAAAAAAGCCTCTTGCAGCCGGTTATGGTGCAAGGCTCTTATGCCGAAACGGCCCCTGTCCGTATCGGAGAATCACCTGTTTCTATCGAAAGTTCGCCCGTTTATCTCAAGCTTCAAAACGATTATAAAGAATTAAAAGAAATGTCTGACGAGTTAAACGGCGCCTATAATGAGCTGCAAGCAAAATATAGTGAGCTGGGTTCCTCATATAAGAAGCTGCAGGAGTCATTGAAGCAAGGCGATGAAAAGAAAGCCGAAAAATGTGAAACGGTAAAAGTATTTTTGACCGATATACAGATGGAAGCTGCCGAAGCTCAAGAAGATGCTCAGGCCGCACAAGAACTTGTCGATACCTTCCAGGGCGGGCATAAACTATTTAAATCCACTTACGAAAAAATCGTCCATATAAATCAGAGTATTGCGGATATACAGGAAATGGCGGAGGTTATAGCCGGCATTGCCGAGCAGACAAAGATGCTTAGTATGAATGCCGCCATCGAAGCAGCCCATGCCGGAGACGCCGGAAAGGGTTTTGCCGTTGTAGCCGAAGAATTGGGCCGCTTGGCCGCTGCTTCGGTTGAAAGCTCTGCCGGAATAGGAAAAACGGTAATTGAGGTGGTAAAAAATATTTCGTTTATGGCAAAAAGCAGCGAGGATCTGGATAAGGCCTTTAACGATATAAATATAAAAACAAATCAGGTTTATACAACCGTTATGAATTTTTCGGATAGAATGATTCAAACCTTCCAAAAAACAGACAATGTTTTAAAAGGCCTTGACACAGTTTAG
- a CDS encoding GntR family transcriptional regulator has translation MKVIYDQNRPIYLQIVEKIKCKIVYGELKPGDKIPSMSDMSVEMDVNPNTIFRVYKQLEGEGITESKRGLGSFVVNEPDLVGKLTEEMADQIILPAIEGLKNLKFSDEQIIESIKAKLE, from the coding sequence GTGAAAGTTATATATGATCAAAATCGCCCGATATATTTACAAATAGTTGAAAAAATCAAATGTAAAATTGTCTATGGCGAGCTTAAACCGGGGGATAAAATTCCTTCAATGAGCGACATGTCCGTTGAGATGGATGTAAATCCGAATACGATATTCAGAGTATATAAGCAGCTTGAAGGTGAAGGTATAACGGAATCGAAACGCGGACTAGGCAGTTTTGTTGTAAATGAGCCCGATTTGGTAGGAAAATTGACGGAAGAGATGGCGGATCAGATTATCTTGCCGGCTATCGAAGGCTTAAAGAATCTGAAGTTTTCTGATGAACAAATAATTGAGTCTATAAAAGCAAAACTAGAATAA